AATGCCACGGCTACTATAGAATTTAATTGTTACCTCACGCTGGGTGTTAAATACAGCTATGGACTGGTGGACATTGACCGGTCCGGCGGCAGCCTTAAAAACAGATATTTCGGTGTTAACCTCGGTATACTGTTCAACAGAGAAGACTGGTAGTATTTAATATTAAAAATATTTATACATTATTTTGTTTTATATTTGTTTGTCGATGGATATTTCGGGGCAATGGCTGTATTAAGAAGCCGGCTGCGAAGGAGCACTGTTATGCCGGATATAGGTTGAAAATGGCTGGCAGCGTGACAGCTATGATATCCGGCGTATAATTTCGTACATACTTATCAGTTAATCATTAATAGGACCAGAGAGGCCGCCGTTACAGGCGGTCTCTTTTTTTTTGCCGGAGGAGTAGGGGTGTATGTGTTGACGTGCGTCTTTTTTACAGAAAGTTGCTTCCCTAAGGGGTTGCGATGATCATTGGACAGTTAATTTAAATGTGTGACAGTTATAGGGATATGCCACTACGTCTCTACGTAATGGCATTATAATATGAAAGAAAAGCAAAAAAGGGAAAGACTTTCGTCATTCCCTTTTCTTTTTATATAAAGTCGGTTAAATGTTATACGATCGCTTCCACTGCTTTGCGTACCACCTGCGGTTTGCCGAGGGTATAGTAATGGAGCACCGGCACGCCAAAGGCTTTTAATTCTTTGGACTGCTGGATCAGCCATTCGGTGCCTACCTGTTCCACCTCCTTATCAGTTTTGCAGCGCATAATTTCGCTGGACAGCTCCGTGGGAAGGTCTACATGGAAAATCCTGGGAAGGATGTTCATTTGTTTTTTGGAGGTCAGGGGTTTCAGTCCCGGGATAATCGGTACTGTGATGCCCATTTCGCGGCATTTGGCTACAAAATCGAAGAATTTCTGGTTGTCGAAGAACATCTGAGTAACGATGTAATCCGCTCCCATTTCCACTTTCCGTTTGAGGTAGCCCATGTCTGTCTGCATATTGGGCGCTTCGAAGTGTTTTTCCGGATAGCCGGCCACCCCGATGCAGAAGTTGGTTTTTACGCCGCCCTGCAGGTCGTCTTCCAGGTACACGCCATTATTCATATGCACCACCTGGTCCAGCAGTTCGCTGGCATAGCTGTGGCCGTGCGGGTCCGGTTCAAAAAATGTTTCGTTTTTCGGAGCATCGCCTCTGAGCACCAATACGTTATCGATGCCGAGGAAGGCCAGGTCGATCAGGGCGTTTTCCGTTTCCTCCCTGCTAAAGCCGCCGCAGATCAGGTGAGGGACTGCATCCACCGTATAGTGGTTCATAATAGCGGCGCAGATACCTACCGTACCGGGGCGTTTACGGATTTCCACCTTCTCGAACGCGCCATCGGCCTTCTTTTTGAACATATGCTCACTGCGGTGGTAGGTTACATTAATATAAGCCGGCTTGAAGTCCATCAGCGGGTCCAGATGGTCGTAGATGGATTCAATGCTCTTTCCTTTCAGCGGGGGAAGGATTTCGAAAGATATCAGTGTATCCTTCGCCTGGGCAATATGTTCTGTTACTTTCATGTGTTATGGAATTTGTGGAATAATGGCTGTTTGGGTAAACCTTATTCCGACTGAAAATTTACGGGGGCAAAAATAACATATCCCCTCGTCAATCTTGTATGATTTTTCATCTTGGGCGAACTATGACTAGGCCAAGTGAATGAATTGTTTAATTTTGCTAAGTTTGATCATATGGCATTAAGAATACATACGGACCAGCTGGTAAAGCGCTATGGCGCCCGGACGGTGGTAAACCACGTGTCTGTTGAGGTTTCCCAGGGGGAGATTGTAGGGCTGCTGGGCCCTAACGGAGCGGGTAAAACTACCTCCTTTTACATGGTTGTCGGGCTTATTAAGCCGGATGAAGGGAATGTTTACCTCGATGAGGTGAATATTACCAAGCTGCCCATGTACAAAAGGGCCAAAATGGGTATTGGCTATCTGCCGCAAGAGGCGTCTGTGTTCCGCAAACTCAGTGTGGAAGACAATATCGCCGCTGTGCTGGAGATGACCAACCTGAAAAAGGCCGAGCAGAAAGACAAGCTGGAAGCGCTCCTGAGCGAATTCCGCCTGACGCATGTCCGCAAAAGCCCCGGGGACGTACTGAGCGGGGGAGAACGCCGCCGTACGGAAATCGCCCGCGCGCTGGCGGTAGATCCCAAATTTATCCTGCTGGACGAACCTTTTGCCGGTATCGACCCTATTGCCGTGGAAGATATCCAGTCTATCGTAGCCAAACTGAAATACAAGAATATCGGTATCCTGATCACAGACCACAACGTACAGGAAACATTGTCCATTACTGACAGGGCTTATTTATTGTTTGAAGGAAAAATCCTGAAATCCGGGTCGGCAGAAGAACTGGCTGAAGATGAACAGGTGAGAAAAGTGTATCTTGGCCAGAATTTCGTTCTTCGGAGGAAGAATTACCTGGACGAAGCAGCTAAACAATAAAAACACGCTACTCCTATATATGAAGATTTTAAGTCCTGCCATATCACAACTCGCACGTCTGCGCATGGGGCGCATCGCCTATTTTATGCAATATCCCGTGCAAGTACAGCAGCAGGTATTCCAAAACCTTATTAGCGCCGCTCAATACACGGAGTTCGGCAAACAACACGGCTTTTCAAAGATTTATAAGATAGAGGAATATAAAGAAAGGGTACCGGTACACACGTACGATACCATCAAACCCTATATTCAGCGCACCATGGAAGGCCAACAGAACGTACTGTGGAATACGCCAATCAAATGGTTCGCCAAATCCAGCGGCACCACCGCTGATAAAAGCAAGTTTATACCCGTAACCGTTGAAAGCCTCGACGAGTGTCATTACCGTTCCGGGCGCGACGTTATTTCCCTTTATTACAATAACTTCCCTGACTCCGACGTATTTACCGGAAAATCGTTGATCATCGGCGGCAGCCACCAGGTCAATAAACTGTCGGAGGACAGCGATTCCTACTGTGGCGATCTTAGCGCCGTGATGTTGCAGAACATGCCCTTTTATGGTAACATGATCCGCACGCCCGACCTGGAAATAGCCCTGATGGACGAATGGGAAGAAAAAATAGAGCGCATGGCCAATGCCGTGATCCACGAAAACGTGACCTCCATTGCCGGCGTACCTACCTGGACCATCGTACTGATCAAAAGGATATTTGAGCTTACCGGTAAAGATAACCTGGCAGACGTATGGCCCAACCTCGAACTGTATATGCATGGCGGCGTAAGCTTTACACCTTACCGCGACCAGTTTGCAAAACTGATCCGTAACCCGCTGATGCACTACCAGGAAACCTATAACGCTTCGGAAGGCTTCTTTGCCGCCCAGGACGTAATCGGTGAAGAAGGCCTGCTGCTGTTCCTTAACCATGGCATCTTCTACGAGTTTATGCCGATGGAGGAACTGGGCAAGGAAAATCCGCGTACCCTGCAGCTGCAGGAAGTGGAAACCGGGAAAAATTATGCCCTGGTTATCAGTACCAACGGCGGACTATGGCGTTACCTGGTAGGAGACACCATACAGTTTACCTCCCTGCTGCCTTATCGCATCAAGGTGAGCGGACGTACCAAATCGTTCATCAATGCTTTCGGTGAAGAAGTGATCGTGGAAAACGCCGATATGGCTATCGCCAAAGCCAGCGAAGCTACCGGCGCCGTTGTGAATGACTATACCGCAGCACCTGTATATTTCAGCGACGAAGGCAATGGCGGACACGAATGGCTCATCGAGTTTGAAGTGGCGCCAACAGATATAAACACCTTTGTATCTGTACTGGACAATACCCTGAAATCCATTAACTCAGACTACGAAGCCAAAAGGCATAAGGACATCGCCCTGCGCCCGCCGGTAGTACATGTACTGCCCAAAGGCACTTTCTGCGAATTCCTGAAAAGCAAAGGCAAACTGGGTGGCCAGCACAAAGTGCCCCGCCTGAACAACGACCGTAACTACCTCGAAGAAATTCTGAAGTTTGCGGCAACCATGAACACTTAAAACCTATCAACTATAACATGAAATTACTGGAGAACAAAGTAGCGATTGTAACTGGCGCCAGCCGTGGTATTGGAGAAGCGATAGCTTTGAAATTTGCAGAACAGGGAGCCAACGTGGCTTTTACTTATGTAAGTTCTGATGAAAAGGCGAAAATCCTGGAAGAAAAACTCCGCGCGCTGGGAGTACAGGCGAAAGCATATAAATCAAACGCCGGTGTTTACGAAGAGACAGAAGTGTTGGTAACTGAAGTGCTGAAAGAATTCGGAAAAATTGATATCTGCGTGAACAACGCCGGTATCTCCAAAGATAACCTCCTGTTGCGCATGAGCCCCGACCAATGGGACGATGTGATGAACATCAACCTGAAAAGCGTGTACAACATGACCAAACAGGTGATCCGTCCGATGATGAAAGCCAAATCCGGCAGCATCATCAACATGAGCTCCGTGATAGGCATCATGGGCAACGCGGGCCAAAGCAGCTACGCCGCTTCCAAAGCCGGTATCATCGGATTCTCCAAATCCATCGCACAGGAACTGGGCAGCCGTAACATCCGTTGCAACGCCGTAGCTCCGGGCTTTATCGAAACAGATATGACCAGCTACCTGAAAGAAGGTGAGCAGGCAACCAGCTACATTCAGCAAATTCCGCTGGCCCGCTTCGGCACACCGGAAGATATTGCCAATGTATGCCTCTTCCTGGCTTCTGATATGAGCAGCTATGTTACTGGTCAGACGATCAGCGCCTGCGGCGGCTTATGTATGTAATCTCCTATTACAGATAAAAAAAACGCGGGTGTGTATCACCCGCGTTTTTTGTTGTGTGGTTATCCTTATTTTTCCCACCATACTTTGGTGTTGATCTTGTCTCCTCCCATCTGCTCTACTACCTTCAGGTAGTTGTCTGTATTGTTTACCTTAACAGAGACCGGATAATATAACCTGTTAGGCATCTTCTGATCATTATACATAAAAGTAGTGGTAGGCAATACGGGCAGGCCTGTACGGCGATGCTCAAACCATTGCTGGTAATCTGTGAAGAAAAGCGCAAAATACTTTTGCAGCATAATGCGGTCCAGCGTACCGTCGTATTTAGTGCTCTCCAGCGTGAAGTAATTGTCTGGCATCACGCCTCCCCACATCTCAATAGCAGCTTTTACACCTTTTTTGTAGTGATCTTCCGCTGTGGCGGCAGGGATAATGTTCCGCTGCGCCAGTTCTGCCTGGATCAGTTCCACTTCTGCGTAGCTGAGTATCGGCACGATCATCGGTGCGATCACCAGTCGCTGCAGCAGCCCGGAAGGACTGTAGTTGACGCTGGTAGGGGATTCCATATAGTTCACCGGCAAGCCTTTATACCCTATGTTTTTGTTGTTCTTATCCTTTGCCTGACCGGCAAACAAGGCTAAGCGCGGATCTTTGAAGTTGTTCAGGTTGTTGATAAAGAAATCGAAATACACGCGACCGGTGCTGAAATCCTGCGGCCTGCTCCAGGGGGAGATATTAGGCGTGGTACCGGTGATGCTGAGCACGGCGGCTTCGGCATTGCTCTGGAATACCGGGTACTTCGTTGCGTCCTGCAACATAGCGGCCATGATGTCTGCATTGCCGGGCAGTTTTTTCATGGTGCGCAGTAACAGGCGGAGACGGAGCGAGTTGGTGAACTTTCTCCATTTGGTCAGGTCATTGTTGAAAAGGATATCGGCAGCATACATGGTGGTAGTGCCGGTATTATACAATGTATTGGCTCTTTCCAGGTCTGCCAGGATGGTTTTGTAAACATCTTCCTGCTTGTCGAATGTAGGGAAGAAGGTGCCCTGTTCGCCGCTCAGGGCGGTACTCATCGGAACATCGCCGAAACAGTCTGTCAGCATGGAATAAAACCATGCTTTCAGCGTCAGGGATATCGCGAGGTAGTTATTGTTGTTCAGTTTAATGGCAGACAACTCCATTTCGCGTGCATTGGCAAGGCACTGGTAATACGTGGCCCAGATGCCGTTACCAATATCTTCCCGGAAATCGTACAGGTAAGTCTGGTCTTCTACAGATTCATTGGGGTATCCGCCGGCAATCTGCATCAGCTCAAAAGTGAAGGAGCGGCTGCGGCTCATGCCGTAGGACGCACCGTTGTAAATGGTGGGATTCAGCAAAGTGCCCGGAGTAATGGTTTCCAGGCGGTTAGGATCTTTATTGGTCTCCACAAAGTCCTTGGTACAACTGCCCAGTAACGCAGTGGCCAGTACAGCGGCATATATGGTTTTAAAGCGGTTGCTTAAGTTCAGAGATATCATGGTTATGCTGATTTCAGTAACAGAGATCGGTTATAATTTTACTTTCAGGTTGAAGCCAAAAGTAGACGGTGTCGGCATCTGGCCTACTTCCACACCGGTAAGGATACCTGTTCCGCTGGCTTGTGTGGCCACTTCCGGATCATAAATCGGGAAATCGGAGATGGTTGCCAGGTTACGTCCGTATATGGCGAGGCTCAGGTTCTGTATTTTGGTGCGGTTGAACCATGTTTTCGGGAAGTTGTACTCCAGTGACACTTCACGCAGTTTGATGAAGGAAGCGTCAAAGGAATTGGCTTCAGTGTTGTTCAAACGGTAGTACTGCGCATAATAATCGGCTGGTCTTACTTTTACCGTGTTAGGGCTGAAAGAGCCATCTGCATTTTGTACTACGCCTTCGCCAACGATCCATCCTTCTTCTCTGCCTTTCAGTGTGTGTCTCAGCTTACCCTGTTCTGTCATTTTGTGGTGGGAATGAGAATAGAGCGTACCACCCAGCTGTCCGTCGACAGTAGTGCTCAGCCTGAAACCTTTGTACGTCAAGCTGTTGGTCCAGCCGGCTCTCCATTCGGGGTTGGTGTCGCCTACGTATTCGGTGACCTGCGTTACACTGGGAATGCCGTTAACGTAGATGATCTGGCCGTCCGGGGCGCGCTGGAACTTAAGACCGTAGAGTGCAGAAGCTGTTTGTCCTTCTACGGCGGTCAGTGTGGCGCTGGAAGAGCTCATGATAGACAGTTTGCCGCCCAGGCGGGGATCGAGGCTCAGCACTTTACTGCGTGTAGCCGCCCAGGTGATAGTGGTGTTCCAGGTGAAGTTTTTATTCGTCACTGGTGTGGCACTTAAGATCAGCTCCAGGCCCTGGTTGCGGACTTCACCGGAGTTCAGCAGCGCGGAAGCAAAGCCGGTGGCTCTTTCCAGGGGAACAGAGAGGATCTGGTTTTTAGTGCGGGTACGATATACAGATGCGTCGAGCTTCAGGCGGTTTTTCAGGAAAGCCACTTCGATACCTGTTTCCACGCTGGTGGATATCTCCGGTTTGAATTCCAAATTATACAGTTCTGAAGGTGCTTCAGCGGAGCTGGGGAAGCTGCTGCGGCCATAGTATTTGGCCGTTCTGCCCGGTTCAGTGTCGTTACCTACCTGGGCAAGTGACAGGCGGTATTTCAGGTAACTGATGGATTTAGGCAGCTGTACCATTTCGCTGATGATCATGCTCAGGTTGGCAGAAGGATAGAAGAAAGACCAGTTGGCTTCCGGCAAGGTGCTGGACCAGTCGTTTCTGCCCGTCAGGTCCAGGAAGATCATGTCCTTGTAACCCAGGTTGACGAGGCCATACAGGCTGTTTACTTTTTTCCTGGAGTCGTAGGTGGCCACCAGCGGGTTGCTGATACCGTTGGTCATCTTGTAAACGCCGGGCACCACCAGTCCGATCAGGGTGTTGTCGGTACGGTCGTAGCGGCTGCTCATGGCGTTACCACCGGCAGATGCGGTCAGGGTGAATTTGTCCTGCATCCATGCATTCTTGTAAGACAGGAGGAAGTCGGTATTGATTTCCTGCGTGTATACGGTTTGTTTAGTGTAGAAACCTTGCCCATAGCGGTTAGTATCATATGGACGGCGTTGGTCCCTGTTCTGGTGGTTGGTGTTGATACCACCGCGCAGCATCAGGGTGAGTTTGGGCGCCAGTTGAACATCGGCTTTCAGGTTGCCGGTGATGGCGTTGCCACGTAAGCCGTTGGTGATATCTTCCGCAATAACGAACGGGTTATCGATAAAGGAGCTGTAAGGGCGTATCATGCTGATGCCTTCCGCTCCCGGTTTCCATTTTGCCCTGTACCAGTCGAGGTCTACGTTGGGGTTCTGGAAAATCATGAAATAACCGATGGAGTGGTTGTTATAACCGAGGCCCGGCAGGTTGTCGCTGGATTTATTGGTATAGTTTACCGCAGTGGACAGCCTGATGGCGTTAGATACTTTGTATCCGGCGTTAACGGCAGCGGTTATACGTTCAAATCCGGTGGTGGGCATGATCCATTTGTTGGAGGAATGCGTAACGGAAGCGCGGATAGAACCGTCCTGGCCGGAGTTTTCGAGCGACAGGGTGTTGGTGACCGTACGGCCTGTCTGCCAGAAGGATTTACGGTTGTCCTTATAGGGTTGCCACAGTGTTCTTTCTGAACCGGTGCCCATTTTAACGGGGTCGTACTGGAAATAGTATTGTCCGTCGAATTTAGGGCCGAAGGCGCTGCTGCTGCCACCGGTGCTGCGACCGTCTTCCGTAGCGCCATAGGAGTAATACAGTTCACCTTTGGCGTTGTAGTTGGTTTTACCGTCGCCCTGGCCGTATTCATATTGCCAGTCGGGCCAGCGGGTGATCACATCAAAGCTGGTGTTGTTGTTGAAAGAGATGCCCAGTCCTCTTTTGGCTTTAGCGCCGGATTTGGTGGTGATCAATACGGCGCCGTTGGCAGCGCGGCTACCATACAATGCCGTTGCACCGGGGCCTTTGAGGATACTTACGCTTTCAATGTCGTCCGGATTGATATCTGATATACCGTTACCGAAATCGACCGGAACGTCGATAGAAGCATCGCCGCCCATATAGCCGTTGGAGGCTCCGGAAGTGGTGAGGCCTCCGTTTACGGGTACACCGTCTACTACCACCAGTGCAGCGTTGCCGTTGGAGGTAAGGGAGTTGGTGCCGCGAAGCCTTATCTCCTGCGAGTTAAGCGGGCCGCCGAGAGAGGCGATATTTAATCCGGCTACTTTGCCACGCAGCGCATCAGACCAGTTGTTGGGCCTGGAATCGGTCATGGCTTCATCGTTAAGGGTTTGTTGTGCATAACCCAGTGCTTTCTCTGCTCTTTTAATACCAAGAGCGGTCACCACCACCTCATTGAGCTTGCCGGTAGTTGTTTTCAGACGTACATGCAGATTGGACGCATCGTCATTGAACACCAGCTGCTGCTTTTCATAACCCATCATGGTGATATAAAGCTGTGCGCCGGGAGTAAGGGACTTGATGTCGAAGGCGCCGTTTACGTCGGTGATGGCGAGGAGCTTGCCATTGGCCATGATAGCCGCGCCCGGGATAGGCTCACCTTTGTCGAAAGACTCTACGCGTCCTTTCACATGGACGGGCTGTTGGGCATATAGGTGGCCCGATAGCAACAGTACAGTAGCAAGGCCCAGTGGTCGCTTCAGATACTTTGTAAATTTTTTCTTCATGCTTTGACTGGTTTAAAAAAAATTTTTAAACCGCAAAGCAATAGCACCACTGTTATGGGGACATTAATAAACCGTTACAAAACCGTTAAGTTGTTGACAATCATCTTCATATAAATTTAACTCACAGCATGGTGAAATTTTGATGACGATTACAGATAGAGGCAGGGGAGATATTGTTATTTTTTTTACACATCTCGGCGTTATTTCCAACAATTTGTCAAATACCTCCGGACTTATCGTATCTTTTCATGGACGTATAACATATATTTGTTTGCGACCGATGAGCAATGAAGTGAGCAATGACGTGAACGATGGAGTGACCGTACAAGTAGCACTACAGCCAGTATAACAGCGTGTCAGGATCTGAATACTTTGGAATCGAGTTTACATATCAATCAACATAAACAACAGTTACCGGCTTTTGAAGGGCTCTTCAAAACGTACTATGCTGCGCTCTGTACTTTTGCGTTTGATTTTGTAAACCGTCATGAACTGGCGGAAGAGATTGTACAGGACACATTTCTCAAAGTCTGGGAACGTTATGATGACCTGAACATACAGATATCAGTAAAAGCGTACCTGTACAGGGCTGTTCAAAACAATTGCATCAACTACGTTAAGCAGGACCGTATCAGGGCCCGCTATGGCCATGAGCTGCTACAACAGCTGGAATCCCGTATTAACTTAATGAATATGCCTGCTGCACTTACACCGGCAGAAAGGCTGGAGAGCGCGGAGCTGGAACATATGGCGGAAAAGGCGATCCGGAAACTGCCGCCACAATGCCAGGATGTATTCCGGCTAAGCCGCTTTGAACAGTTGAGTTATCCCGAAATTTCCCGCCAACTGGGCATTTCCGTCAACACTGTGAAAACACAAATGACCCGGGCATTACAACGTCTGCGGAACGAGCTGTTGCCACTGCTGAAATAAATACCAAAATTTTTTTTTCTTGTTTGTCACCCTATGGGGACAAAAAGATTGTCTTACTACTTGTTTAAAAATATGCAGCCTAACTATTTACCTGGGCAGATGGATGATCTGATAGTGCAATTCTTGTCTGGTAATATTACGCCGGAAGACCAGCAGGAGCTGGAAAAATGGATAGATGCCAGCCCCGGGAACCGGGAATATTTTATACAGCTGCGGGATGCCTGGATGGCCGCCGCGGCAACAGGTCCGTATAATGCAGAGGCGGCCTGGGAGGAAATGCGACAGGTCAACGCGCCGGTGTCCGTCAAAAGATGGAAACAGGTGCTGAAAATGGCCGCCTCCTATACGTTGCCATTTGTTTTAGGGGGTGGAGTGGTGTTTTCCTGGCTTACGCTGAAAAAAGGACAAGGAGACCAGGGAGTGGTGACGGTGACCAGCCCGAAAGGAGCGACGACCAAAATAGAACTGTCTGACGGCACAGAAGTATGGCTCAATGCCGGCAGCAAGCTGGAATACGCCTCTTCCTTCAATACCGCCGGCAGGGAAGTGAAACTGGAAGGAGAAGCGTTTTTTAAGGTCCATACAGATTCCCGGAAACCATTTACCGTGAAGGCTTCTGATCTCAGGATACTGGCACTGGGCACTTCATTTAACGTAAAGGCCTATCCGGAAGACAAAGGCGTGGTGACCACCCTGGTGGATGGGGCCGTTCGGATAGATGGCAGCAGCACCGCCAATCCGTTTAAAATAATGCTAAAGCCACATCAGCATGTGGTGTATAAACAGACAACAGAGGCACCAGCTGCCGGTAAAAACACCAGCAGCCACGCCGCTGCCCCGGCACCGGTGGAAACAAAAGAAGTGAGCAACACTGATATATACACGGCCTGGAAAGATGGTAACTGGATCGTAACAGGTCAGACACTGGAAGAAATGGCTGTCACCATGGAGCGCAGGTTTAATGTAAATGTTGACTTCAAAGAAGACGAATTGAAAAACTACCGGTTCAGTGGCACATTCCGCCAGGAAACACTGGAGCAGGTGCTAAATATCCTGAAACTGACAGCACCCCTGGACTACAGCATAGAGGAGGGAACAGTGAGCATCAGCGTGGATAAAGTATTGAAGGAAAAATATGCCAACGCACTGCGGAACGGTAAATAGCCGGGAGGCAGGCCAACAGAACAACAATTATTGAACCTGTAAAAACCAATGAATGAACAGTAAGAACAACTGAAAAAAATTGGGGTAATGCGACTTACCCCAATCCAACGAAAATCACATAGTGTGCAGTAGCCTTTGCGACGGGCGTTCTGCCGTAATTCATCGTTTAACTAAAATCTATACAAGTTTATGAAATCCACTCTAAACTTGGCGGCATTTCTTTGCCCCAGGCGAAAATTATTCCTAATGATGAGAATGACGGGATTGCTAATTTTCGGAAGTATTCTACAAGCATCTGCCACCATTTCCGCACAAGACCGAATTAGCGAACTACACGCAGAAAACAAGAGCGTCCGTGAAGTTTTCAAAATGATTGAAAACAGCAGTAACTACCGCTTTTTTTACAATGAGAACTTTGCAGACCTGGACAAGGCAGTGTCCATTGACGTGAAAAACAAAAAGATCAACGATGTACTTGGCCAGCTGTTCTCCACCGCCAATGTCACCTATCGCGT
The Chitinophaga varians genome window above contains:
- a CDS encoding methylenetetrahydrofolate reductase, producing the protein MKVTEHIAQAKDTLISFEILPPLKGKSIESIYDHLDPLMDFKPAYINVTYHRSEHMFKKKADGAFEKVEIRKRPGTVGICAAIMNHYTVDAVPHLICGGFSREETENALIDLAFLGIDNVLVLRGDAPKNETFFEPDPHGHSYASELLDQVVHMNNGVYLEDDLQGGVKTNFCIGVAGYPEKHFEAPNMQTDMGYLKRKVEMGADYIVTQMFFDNQKFFDFVAKCREMGITVPIIPGLKPLTSKKQMNILPRIFHVDLPTELSSEIMRCKTDKEVEQVGTEWLIQQSKELKAFGVPVLHYYTLGKPQVVRKAVEAIV
- the lptB gene encoding LPS export ABC transporter ATP-binding protein — its product is MALRIHTDQLVKRYGARTVVNHVSVEVSQGEIVGLLGPNGAGKTTSFYMVVGLIKPDEGNVYLDEVNITKLPMYKRAKMGIGYLPQEASVFRKLSVEDNIAAVLEMTNLKKAEQKDKLEALLSEFRLTHVRKSPGDVLSGGERRRTEIARALAVDPKFILLDEPFAGIDPIAVEDIQSIVAKLKYKNIGILITDHNVQETLSITDRAYLLFEGKILKSGSAEELAEDEQVRKVYLGQNFVLRRKNYLDEAAKQ
- a CDS encoding GH3 auxin-responsive promoter family protein, with the translated sequence MKILSPAISQLARLRMGRIAYFMQYPVQVQQQVFQNLISAAQYTEFGKQHGFSKIYKIEEYKERVPVHTYDTIKPYIQRTMEGQQNVLWNTPIKWFAKSSGTTADKSKFIPVTVESLDECHYRSGRDVISLYYNNFPDSDVFTGKSLIIGGSHQVNKLSEDSDSYCGDLSAVMLQNMPFYGNMIRTPDLEIALMDEWEEKIERMANAVIHENVTSIAGVPTWTIVLIKRIFELTGKDNLADVWPNLELYMHGGVSFTPYRDQFAKLIRNPLMHYQETYNASEGFFAAQDVIGEEGLLLFLNHGIFYEFMPMEELGKENPRTLQLQEVETGKNYALVISTNGGLWRYLVGDTIQFTSLLPYRIKVSGRTKSFINAFGEEVIVENADMAIAKASEATGAVVNDYTAAPVYFSDEGNGGHEWLIEFEVAPTDINTFVSVLDNTLKSINSDYEAKRHKDIALRPPVVHVLPKGTFCEFLKSKGKLGGQHKVPRLNNDRNYLEEILKFAATMNT
- the fabG gene encoding 3-oxoacyl-[acyl-carrier-protein] reductase yields the protein MKLLENKVAIVTGASRGIGEAIALKFAEQGANVAFTYVSSDEKAKILEEKLRALGVQAKAYKSNAGVYEETEVLVTEVLKEFGKIDICVNNAGISKDNLLLRMSPDQWDDVMNINLKSVYNMTKQVIRPMMKAKSGSIINMSSVIGIMGNAGQSSYAASKAGIIGFSKSIAQELGSRNIRCNAVAPGFIETDMTSYLKEGEQATSYIQQIPLARFGTPEDIANVCLFLASDMSSYVTGQTISACGGLCM
- a CDS encoding SusD/RagB family nutrient-binding outer membrane lipoprotein, which produces MISLNLSNRFKTIYAAVLATALLGSCTKDFVETNKDPNRLETITPGTLLNPTIYNGASYGMSRSRSFTFELMQIAGGYPNESVEDQTYLYDFREDIGNGIWATYYQCLANAREMELSAIKLNNNNYLAISLTLKAWFYSMLTDCFGDVPMSTALSGEQGTFFPTFDKQEDVYKTILADLERANTLYNTGTTTMYAADILFNNDLTKWRKFTNSLRLRLLLRTMKKLPGNADIMAAMLQDATKYPVFQSNAEAAVLSITGTTPNISPWSRPQDFSTGRVYFDFFINNLNNFKDPRLALFAGQAKDKNNKNIGYKGLPVNYMESPTSVNYSPSGLLQRLVIAPMIVPILSYAEVELIQAELAQRNIIPAATAEDHYKKGVKAAIEMWGGVMPDNYFTLESTKYDGTLDRIMLQKYFALFFTDYQQWFEHRRTGLPVLPTTTFMYNDQKMPNRLYYPVSVKVNNTDNYLKVVEQMGGDKINTKVWWEK
- a CDS encoding SusC/RagA family TonB-linked outer membrane protein, which encodes MKKKFTKYLKRPLGLATVLLLSGHLYAQQPVHVKGRVESFDKGEPIPGAAIMANGKLLAITDVNGAFDIKSLTPGAQLYITMMGYEKQQLVFNDDASNLHVRLKTTTGKLNEVVVTALGIKRAEKALGYAQQTLNDEAMTDSRPNNWSDALRGKVAGLNIASLGGPLNSQEIRLRGTNSLTSNGNAALVVVDGVPVNGGLTTSGASNGYMGGDASIDVPVDFGNGISDINPDDIESVSILKGPGATALYGSRAANGAVLITTKSGAKAKRGLGISFNNNTSFDVITRWPDWQYEYGQGDGKTNYNAKGELYYSYGATEDGRSTGGSSSAFGPKFDGQYYFQYDPVKMGTGSERTLWQPYKDNRKSFWQTGRTVTNTLSLENSGQDGSIRASVTHSSNKWIMPTTGFERITAAVNAGYKVSNAIRLSTAVNYTNKSSDNLPGLGYNNHSIGYFMIFQNPNVDLDWYRAKWKPGAEGISMIRPYSSFIDNPFVIAEDITNGLRGNAITGNLKADVQLAPKLTLMLRGGINTNHQNRDQRRPYDTNRYGQGFYTKQTVYTQEINTDFLLSYKNAWMQDKFTLTASAGGNAMSSRYDRTDNTLIGLVVPGVYKMTNGISNPLVATYDSRKKVNSLYGLVNLGYKDMIFLDLTGRNDWSSTLPEANWSFFYPSANLSMIISEMVQLPKSISYLKYRLSLAQVGNDTEPGRTAKYYGRSSFPSSAEAPSELYNLEFKPEISTSVETGIEVAFLKNRLKLDASVYRTRTKNQILSVPLERATGFASALLNSGEVRNQGLELILSATPVTNKNFTWNTTITWAATRSKVLSLDPRLGGKLSIMSSSSATLTAVEGQTASALYGLKFQRAPDGQIIYVNGIPSVTQVTEYVGDTNPEWRAGWTNSLTYKGFRLSTTVDGQLGGTLYSHSHHKMTEQGKLRHTLKGREEGWIVGEGVVQNADGSFSPNTVKVRPADYYAQYYRLNNTEANSFDASFIKLREVSLEYNFPKTWFNRTKIQNLSLAIYGRNLATISDFPIYDPEVATQASGTGILTGVEVGQMPTPSTFGFNLKVKL
- a CDS encoding RNA polymerase sigma-70 factor — protein: MESSLHINQHKQQLPAFEGLFKTYYAALCTFAFDFVNRHELAEEIVQDTFLKVWERYDDLNIQISVKAYLYRAVQNNCINYVKQDRIRARYGHELLQQLESRINLMNMPAALTPAERLESAELEHMAEKAIRKLPPQCQDVFRLSRFEQLSYPEISRQLGISVNTVKTQMTRALQRLRNELLPLLK